In Cyprinus carpio isolate SPL01 chromosome A1, ASM1834038v1, whole genome shotgun sequence, the following proteins share a genomic window:
- the LOC109081871 gene encoding mitochondrial pyruvate carrier 2-like isoform X1 — translation MNMSSSRLYLRLQSCRFYSGGLRATYHRTLDRIELMLPPKLRPLYNHPAGKESTLLPLAVGPKTVFFWAPVFKWGLVVAGFSDMTRPPEKLSVSQSCVITATGIIWSRYCLVIIPKNWALFAVNFFLGMCGSIQLIRIWRYNQQLKQKGVEVPQS, via the exons ATGAACATGAGTAGCAGCAGACTTTATTTACGATTGCAGTCATGTCGTTTTTACTCCGGTGGTCTGAGAGCGACATATCACCGAACCTTGGACAGGATCGAGTTAATGCTGCCGCCTAAATTAAGACCTCTCTACAATCATCCTGCTGGTAAAGAAAGTACTCTGCTCCCACTAGCAGTCG gacCAAAGACTGTTTTCTTCTGGGCACCAGTTTTTAAATGG GGTTTAGTAGTGGCTGGATTCTCTGATATGACCCGGCCACCAGAAAAGCTCAGTGTCTCTCAGTCCTGCGTCATTACAGCCACAG GAATAATTTGGTCAAGGTACTGCTTGGTGATCATCCCCAAAAACTGGGCTCTGTTTGCTGTTAACTTCTTCCTGGGCATGTGTGGAAGCATCCAGCTCATAAGAATATGGAG gTACAACCAACAGCTCAAGCAGAAAGGAGTGGAAGTGCCACAGTCTTGA
- the LOC109081871 gene encoding mitochondrial pyruvate carrier 2-like isoform X2, whose translation MNMSSSRLYLRLQSCRFYSGGLRATYHRTLDRIELMLPPKLRPLYNHPAGPKTVFFWAPVFKWGLVVAGFSDMTRPPEKLSVSQSCVITATGIIWSRYCLVIIPKNWALFAVNFFLGMCGSIQLIRIWRYNQQLKQKGVEVPQS comes from the exons ATGAACATGAGTAGCAGCAGACTTTATTTACGATTGCAGTCATGTCGTTTTTACTCCGGTGGTCTGAGAGCGACATATCACCGAACCTTGGACAGGATCGAGTTAATGCTGCCGCCTAAATTAAGACCTCTCTACAATCATCCTGCTG gacCAAAGACTGTTTTCTTCTGGGCACCAGTTTTTAAATGG GGTTTAGTAGTGGCTGGATTCTCTGATATGACCCGGCCACCAGAAAAGCTCAGTGTCTCTCAGTCCTGCGTCATTACAGCCACAG GAATAATTTGGTCAAGGTACTGCTTGGTGATCATCCCCAAAAACTGGGCTCTGTTTGCTGTTAACTTCTTCCTGGGCATGTGTGGAAGCATCCAGCTCATAAGAATATGGAG gTACAACCAACAGCTCAAGCAGAAAGGAGTGGAAGTGCCACAGTCTTGA
- the LOC109066378 gene encoding OX-2 membrane glycoprotein-like, which produces MSLSAQTTPAENTGLVCAYLSEIIARGHTVVKFGKDASFSCTLSDASGVKQVTWQRVRDQEPVQTLATFSELFKQHVDDQYVGKVTFTAASVNSTSIEIKNATFEDEACYICSFKVYPFQPKRQTLCLAVKGISEITASVNPALSSDPDVVVSCSATGKPTPTIQWKSAEKELDNFRSSNFTTLNKDSSTTITSNLTVPLSQFHGKYVECVAQSDSMEKSGQIYVPEVEYKENKVTIRNYIIPMLVVVIMSIAIIATYLHTKLSDKDQKSACLV; this is translated from the exons ATGTCACTATCGGCCCAAACGACGCCTGCTGAAAATACCGGTTTGGTTTGTG cttatctttcagaaattataGCACGAGGACACACAGTTGTTAAGTTTGGAAAGGATGCTTCATTCTCTTGTACACTGTCAGACGCGTCTGGCGTCAAACAAGTCACCTGGCAGCGGGTGCGAGACCAGGAACCGGTACAAACTCTGGCTACATTCAGCGAGCTCTTCAAACAACATGTGGATGATCAATATGTTGGAAAAGTCACTTTTACCGCGGCGTCAGTTAATTCAACGTCCATTGAGATCAAAAACGCAACATTTGAAGATGAGGCTTGCTACATTTGTTCCTTCAAAGTGTATCCATTCCAACCTAAACGACAAACCTTGTGCCTCGCTGTTAAAG GTATTTCAGAAATAACAGCATCAGTGAATCCTGCACTCAGTTCTGATCCAGATGTTGTAGTCTCATGTTCAGCCACTGGTAAACCAACTCCAACTATCCAATGGAAATCTGCAGAGAAAGAGCTCGACAACTTTAGGTCAAGTAATTTTACAACTCTCAACAAAGACAGCTCAACCACCATTACAAGCAACCTCACGGTTCCACTGTCACAGTTTCATGGGAAGTACGTGGAATGTGTGGCTCAGAGTGACAGCATGGAGAAGAGCGGCCAAATCTATGTGCCTGAAGTAGAATATAAAG AGAATAAAGTCACAATAAGAAATTATATCATTCCCATGCTGGTTGTGGTTATCATGAGTATTGCCATTATTGCTACCTACCTTCACACAAAGTTAAGTG ataaagaTCAAAAATCTGCTTGTCTGGTTTGA
- the LOC109066379 gene encoding OX-2 membrane glycoprotein-like, whose protein sequence is MTLNRNFFQFRCYIGWQLCLIRNRPYYQTFDMLCLIILILSLINRAYLSEIIARGDTVVKFGKDASFSCTLSDASGVKQVTWQRVRDQEPVQTLATFSELFKQHVDDQYVGKVSFTAASVNSTSIEIKNATFEDEACYICSFKVYPFQPKRQTLCLAVKGISEITASVNPALSSDPDVVVSCSATGKPTPTIHWKSAEKELDNFRSSNFTTLNKDSSTTITSNLTLPLSQFHGKYVECVAQSDSMEKSSQITLPKVHSKVNATPRSYIITVSVLIIMAVVVIVIMVICFHTRLKRATFGIKSTYEEPLKEEC, encoded by the exons ATGACGCTGAATAGGAATTTCTTTCAGTTTCGTTGTTATATAGGCTGGCAGCTGTGTCTGATTAGAAACAGACCATACTACCAAACATTCGACATGTTGTGTCTGATTATCCTAATTTTAAGCCTCATAAATAGAG cttatctttcagaaattataGCACGAGGAGACACAGTTGTTAAGTTCGGAAAGGATGCTTCATTCTCTTGTACACTGTCAGACGCGTCTGGCGTCAAACAAGTCACCTGGCAGCGGGTGCGAGACCAGGAACCGGTACAAACTCTGGCTACATTCAGCGAGCTCTTCAAACAACATGTGGATGATCAGTATGTCGGAAAAGTCTCTTTCACCGCGGCGTCAGTTAATTCAACGTCCATTGAGATCAAAAACGCAACATTTGAAGATGAGGCTTGCTACATTTGTTCCTTCAAAGTGTATCCATTCCAACCTAAACGACAAACCTTGTGCCTCGCTGTTAAAG GTATTTCAGAAATAACAGCATCAGTGAATCCTGCACTCAGTTCTGATCCAGATGTTGTAGTCTCATGTTCAGCCACTGGTAAACCAACTCCAACTATCCACTGGAAATCTGCAGAGAAAGAGCTGGACAACTTTAGGTCAAGTAATTTTACAACTCTCAACAAAGACAGCTCAACCACCATTACAAGCAACCTCACGCTTCCACTGTCACAGTTTCATGGGAAGTACGTGGAATGTGTGGCTCAGAGTGACAGCATGGAGAAGAGCAGCCAAATCACTTTGCCTAAAGTACATTCTAAAG tgaatGCTACACCAAGAAGTTACATCATTACAGTTTCAGTCCTCATCATCATGGCTGTTGTGGTTATTGTCATTATGGTCATCTGTTTTCACACCAGACTAAAGA GAGCCACTTTTGGGATAAAATCTACTTATGAGGAACCCCTTAAGGAGGAATGTTAA